Proteins from a genomic interval of Vibrio casei:
- a CDS encoding VOC family protein, giving the protein MQRPKALNGLRHLALTVYPFEECLHFYHDIMGMTIVRKANENLVYLSCGNDNLSLGRANSPQNNQNQSFDHFGFIVDSKQELQHWFEYLQSQGVPLLDTPHDHSDGARSFHCIDPAGNVVQPLYHPEISGQKWQ; this is encoded by the coding sequence ATGCAAAGACCAAAAGCCTTAAATGGGCTAAGACATTTAGCCTTAACTGTTTATCCATTTGAAGAATGCCTTCATTTTTATCATGATATTATGGGTATGACGATCGTCAGAAAAGCCAATGAGAATTTAGTCTATCTTAGCTGTGGCAATGACAATTTATCACTAGGAAGAGCCAATAGTCCGCAGAACAATCAAAACCAATCGTTCGATCACTTCGGATTTATTGTTGATTCGAAACAAGAACTGCAACACTGGTTTGAATATCTCCAATCACAAGGTGTGCCATTATTAGATACGCCACACGATCACAGTGACGGCGCCAGAAGCTTCCACTGCATAGATCCCGCTGGCAATGTTGTCCAGCCTTTGTATCATCCAGAAATATCAGGGCAGAAATGGCAATAA
- a CDS encoding LysR family transcriptional regulator — translation MKTELQGIRAFDALSRHSSVTAAAKALNQPKSTISRRLALLESELGQTLFIKQGSRLILTRAGKVFATYCERLLTMAEESQNALQSLKQSISGEVTLLAPQSLVRGWLRSELHQFLDDHAQVNIRLFTESRDDYFEQEPDIVISIGETQLPGIWRKQVIGYWQLGLYASPDYLGNHPALSHPQQLNSHQWLPFDGDRMNRIYLNSYDQHYVVMPKISRLTSDNILLQIDSMANGYGIGLLPTWIADNYSRSHPGNLQRCLPNWYGQPQAIICYFGNGVLPLRVQTLLQTLQNNAPKEWNVDVMNIAPNKKRVATTTPS, via the coding sequence ATGAAAACTGAACTTCAAGGCATACGAGCATTTGATGCATTAAGCCGCCACAGTAGTGTGACAGCAGCAGCAAAAGCGTTGAATCAACCTAAATCGACAATTAGCCGCCGATTGGCATTGTTGGAATCGGAACTTGGGCAAACATTATTTATTAAACAAGGTTCAAGATTAATACTCACGCGAGCAGGAAAAGTATTTGCGACGTATTGTGAGCGCTTACTTACCATGGCGGAAGAATCACAAAATGCCTTGCAATCATTAAAGCAAAGCATCAGTGGTGAGGTGACGTTATTGGCACCACAAAGTCTTGTGCGTGGTTGGTTAAGGTCAGAACTTCATCAGTTTTTAGATGATCATGCTCAAGTGAATATCCGTTTGTTTACCGAATCCCGAGATGATTATTTTGAACAAGAACCGGATATTGTGATATCGATTGGTGAAACTCAGCTACCCGGTATTTGGCGTAAACAGGTGATTGGTTACTGGCAATTAGGTTTGTATGCTAGCCCAGATTACTTAGGGAACCACCCAGCACTTTCGCACCCTCAACAGTTGAATTCTCATCAATGGTTACCATTTGATGGAGATAGAATGAATCGGATTTATTTAAATAGTTATGATCAACATTATGTGGTGATGCCTAAAATAAGCCGGTTAACCAGCGATAATATACTTTTGCAAATCGATTCTATGGCAAATGGTTATGGCATTGGGTTATTGCCAACGTGGATAGCCGACAATTATTCAAGGTCTCATCCGGGTAATTTACAGCGTTGTTTGCCCAACTGGTATGGGCAGCCTCAAGCGATTATTTGTTATTTTGGTAATGGGGTATTGCCATTAAGGGTACAAACCTTATTGCAAACCTTACAAAATAACGCCCCTAAAGAGTGGAATGTCGACGTTATGAACATAGCTCCAAATAAGAAAAGAGTGGCAACCACGACACCGTCATAG
- a CDS encoding iron chelate uptake ABC transporter family permease subunit has product MNGKCFGDKHKIIAMLLLSLVMAALFIGYGLTADNYEYFLSRRIPKVLAIIVSGFSIGIASFCFQTITNNRILTPSIMGFDALYLLIQVLVVSLFGGLSIMMTNPVMNFSISVLFMMGFSFILFLLYFRYSASNIISLLLLGVIFGQLFNSSSSFLTMLMDPDEFATVQANMFASFNNIHVELVYWTLPVLLLVIFWLFRIHRTLDVYLLDQDNATSLGVDIQRTTRTVLLLSSVLIAISTALIGPIMFFGLLITNLTREWLKSYQHKYLLTGCGVMSIATLLTGQWIIEKAFGFETTLSVVINFVGGIYFLYLLLRNKVV; this is encoded by the coding sequence ATGAACGGTAAGTGCTTCGGAGATAAACACAAAATTATCGCTATGCTTCTTCTTAGCCTCGTGATGGCCGCTCTGTTTATTGGCTATGGGTTAACCGCGGATAATTACGAGTATTTCTTGTCTCGCCGAATCCCAAAAGTCCTGGCCATCATTGTTTCTGGCTTTTCAATTGGCATCGCCTCTTTTTGCTTTCAAACGATAACCAATAACCGAATTTTAACGCCAAGCATTATGGGTTTTGATGCCTTATACTTATTGATTCAAGTGTTAGTGGTCAGCCTTTTTGGTGGGCTCAGTATAATGATGACTAACCCTGTCATGAATTTTTCAATATCCGTTTTATTCATGATGGGTTTTTCATTCATTCTTTTCCTGCTCTATTTTCGATATTCCGCAAGCAATATTATTTCACTCTTACTGCTGGGGGTGATTTTTGGGCAACTCTTTAACAGCAGCTCATCCTTTCTAACCATGTTGATGGATCCGGATGAATTTGCCACGGTACAAGCCAATATGTTTGCCAGTTTCAACAACATTCATGTTGAATTGGTGTATTGGACGTTGCCTGTTTTGCTATTGGTTATCTTTTGGTTATTTAGAATACACCGTACTCTGGATGTGTATTTACTCGACCAAGATAATGCCACCAGCCTAGGCGTTGACATTCAACGCACCACACGCACAGTGTTGCTGCTGTCTTCCGTGCTGATTGCTATCTCCACCGCCTTAATTGGGCCCATTATGTTTTTTGGGCTGCTTATTACCAACCTCACACGTGAATGGTTAAAAAGCTATCAGCACAAATACTTACTTACTGGCTGTGGTGTAATGTCGATTGCAACGTTATTAACCGGGCAATGGATTATCGAAAAAGCCTTCGGTTTTGAAACTACCCTCAGCGTGGTCATCAACTTTGTTGGCGGCATCTATTTCTTATACTTACTCTTACGAAACAAAGTGGTGTAA
- the vctC gene encoding iron chelate ABC transporter ATP-binding protein VctC has protein sequence MIELKQLTKYFGDHPVVQNADAEFAKGQVTAIIGPNGAGKSTLLSMAGRLLKRDQGEVWIDGKELVEWDTKALAKRLSVLRQANTVSLRFTVRELISFGRFPYCQGNLKTEDNDVIDKAIDYLDLKAIQYQYLDELSGGQRQLAFIAMVIAQDTDYVFLDEPLNNLDIKHSLQIMGTIRRLAHELNKAVVIVIHDINFASCYSDTIIALKKGKIVAKGRVEQVIDAQVLADIYETPFNVIEVDGNRMCLYFS, from the coding sequence ATGATTGAACTGAAACAACTCACAAAATACTTTGGGGACCACCCTGTTGTACAAAATGCCGATGCTGAATTTGCCAAAGGGCAAGTCACCGCCATTATTGGGCCAAATGGCGCCGGAAAAAGTACCTTACTGTCAATGGCTGGTCGTTTACTAAAACGCGACCAAGGTGAGGTATGGATAGATGGTAAAGAATTAGTCGAATGGGATACCAAAGCACTGGCAAAGCGCTTATCCGTTCTTCGACAAGCCAATACGGTTTCCTTACGCTTTACGGTGAGAGAGCTGATTTCATTCGGCCGCTTTCCTTACTGCCAAGGCAACCTAAAAACTGAAGATAATGACGTCATAGACAAGGCCATTGATTACCTCGATTTAAAAGCAATTCAATATCAATACTTAGATGAATTGAGCGGGGGTCAACGCCAACTGGCTTTTATTGCCATGGTGATCGCACAAGATACCGACTATGTTTTCTTAGATGAGCCGTTAAATAACCTTGATATAAAACACTCGCTACAAATCATGGGCACCATTCGACGCCTGGCTCACGAGCTGAATAAAGCCGTGGTTATTGTTATTCATGATATTAATTTTGCGTCTTGCTATTCCGACACCATTATCGCCTTAAAGAAAGGCAAGATTGTCGCAAAAGGCAGAGTTGAGCAAGTGATCGACGCTCAGGTATTGGCGGATATTTATGAGACACCTTTCAATGTCATTGAAGTTGATGGCAATCGAATGTGCCTGTATTTCTCATGA
- the vctD gene encoding iron chelate uptake ABC transporter permease subunit VctD has protein sequence MTKLLFVLVCLSLSSLFIGVGNVSLSHLLGGDANAWQLFVTSRIPRLFAILLAGSGLSIAGLIMQQISQNRFAAPSTSGTIECSMLGFVLSLVFFGNGDQLWLIFATAMIGTLFFVHLIQRIQFKNAVFVPLIGIIFGNIVSSMATFIAYKYDALQNLSGWAVANFANILAGNYELLYIAVPVAIFSYLYATRISAVGMGKDFAINLGLNYQQVMIIGVALVSIMSASVVMIVGQLPFLGLIVPNLVNRFYGDNLRKNIPRTAILGAILVLACDLVGRLIIFPYEVPISMVISLLGGGVFIFFVLKGMKHER, from the coding sequence GTGACTAAATTGCTGTTTGTTTTAGTCTGCCTGAGTCTGTCTTCACTGTTTATTGGGGTGGGTAACGTTTCGTTATCCCACCTTTTAGGCGGTGATGCCAATGCTTGGCAATTATTCGTAACCAGTCGAATTCCTCGGCTATTTGCCATTTTACTCGCAGGAAGCGGACTGAGTATTGCAGGCCTTATCATGCAACAAATTAGCCAGAACCGATTTGCAGCGCCTTCAACTTCTGGAACGATTGAATGCTCAATGCTCGGATTTGTGCTCAGTTTGGTGTTTTTTGGTAACGGCGATCAGCTGTGGCTGATTTTTGCTACCGCAATGATTGGTACCCTATTTTTTGTCCACTTAATTCAAAGAATTCAATTTAAAAATGCTGTCTTTGTCCCTTTAATTGGGATTATTTTTGGTAATATTGTTTCTTCAATGGCAACCTTCATTGCGTATAAATATGACGCATTACAAAACTTATCTGGCTGGGCTGTCGCCAATTTTGCCAATATTCTTGCCGGCAATTACGAATTACTTTACATCGCAGTGCCTGTCGCCATTTTCAGTTACTTATACGCCACTCGAATTTCCGCCGTTGGGATGGGGAAAGACTTTGCCATTAATCTTGGCCTTAACTACCAGCAAGTGATGATAATCGGTGTGGCATTGGTATCGATCATGTCAGCCTCAGTGGTCATGATTGTCGGCCAACTGCCCTTCTTAGGGTTAATTGTTCCAAACTTAGTCAACCGCTTTTACGGTGACAACTTACGTAAAAATATCCCTCGTACCGCAATATTAGGCGCCATTCTTGTACTCGCCTGTGACTTAGTAGGACGACTCATTATCTTCCCTTATGAAGTGCCGATTTCAATGGTGATCAGCTTACTTGGTGGTGGTGTCTTTATTTTTTTCGTTTTAAAAGGGATGAAACATGAACGGTAA
- a CDS encoding ligand-gated channel protein produces MSTYRLPLSILAGSILLATNTQAAQPKSSTETMVVTASGFEQAEITAPASISVITRDELENKYYRDVTDALKTVPGVTITGGGDNKDISIRGMGSAYTLILVDGKRQSSRQTRPNSDGPGIEAGWLPPIEAIERIEVIRGPMSTLYGSDAIGGVINVITRKDAQQWHGNVQVGTTIQESRKSGDERSANFFATGPLTEKLTAQFNGQTTVRDEDDITNGYEDKDLNSFNSKLTYQLNENHDISLEAGISEQSRAGTVGKSVATSGCRGTCEDTLDEYKRTNYAITHDGNWGAIGQSNTYLQYEDSENKTREMESMNTVFKTSLVTPIYSHTLTSGFEYTYEKLEDYTSNSASDLTELDSYRYAFFLEDEWAIVDSFSLTVGARLDDDENYGTHVSPRAYGVWSITPNWVLKGGVSTGYRAPTLRETSADWAQGSRGGDIYGDPDLKPETSVNQEISLNYQNDFGLSSSVTVFHNDFKDKISRIECPSCGPINSSGSVATKRVNIDKATTQGVEFALGTPLGESVFWNASYTFNDSEQKSGDYKGQPLVQLPKHLFSTDLSWQATADLEAWTQVTYHGEEMEPISGPSSSSLEAPSYTFLDMGVSYQLTGNVSVNAAIYNLLDEEVTYDDYGYVEDGRRYWVGMNVGF; encoded by the coding sequence ATGTCTACCTATCGTTTACCGCTTTCCATTTTAGCGGGATCTATTTTATTGGCGACGAATACGCAAGCCGCGCAGCCTAAATCTTCCACCGAAACCATGGTGGTCACCGCTTCTGGTTTTGAACAAGCCGAAATTACCGCGCCAGCCAGTATCAGCGTCATTACGCGAGATGAGTTAGAAAACAAATACTACCGTGATGTAACCGATGCACTAAAGACCGTACCCGGTGTCACTATTACTGGTGGCGGTGACAATAAAGATATTAGTATTCGTGGCATGGGGTCGGCCTATACCTTGATTCTGGTTGATGGTAAACGTCAATCTTCTCGTCAAACTCGCCCAAACAGTGATGGCCCAGGTATCGAAGCAGGTTGGCTGCCACCGATAGAAGCCATTGAACGTATCGAAGTGATTCGTGGCCCAATGTCGACCCTTTATGGCTCCGATGCCATTGGTGGTGTGATTAACGTGATCACCCGTAAAGATGCTCAGCAGTGGCATGGTAATGTTCAAGTGGGTACGACCATTCAAGAAAGCCGTAAATCTGGCGATGAACGCAGTGCCAACTTCTTTGCCACCGGCCCGCTAACCGAAAAGCTAACCGCGCAATTTAATGGCCAAACCACCGTTCGTGATGAGGATGACATTACCAATGGCTATGAAGATAAAGATCTCAATAGCTTCAATTCAAAGCTAACTTACCAACTGAATGAAAATCATGATATTTCACTAGAAGCAGGAATAAGCGAACAATCACGCGCAGGTACGGTTGGAAAATCGGTCGCCACCAGTGGCTGCCGAGGCACTTGTGAAGATACTTTAGACGAATATAAGCGTACCAATTATGCCATCACGCATGATGGTAATTGGGGAGCCATTGGGCAATCCAATACTTACCTACAATATGAAGACTCGGAAAACAAAACCCGAGAAATGGAAAGCATGAACACCGTGTTCAAAACCAGCCTTGTCACCCCAATTTATTCTCATACTTTGACATCAGGTTTCGAATATACTTATGAAAAATTAGAAGATTACACATCCAATAGTGCGTCCGATTTAACTGAATTGGATAGCTATCGTTACGCATTCTTTTTAGAAGATGAATGGGCTATCGTCGATTCATTCAGCTTAACAGTTGGTGCACGTTTGGACGACGATGAAAACTACGGTACCCATGTCAGCCCGCGAGCTTATGGTGTATGGAGCATCACGCCTAATTGGGTTCTAAAAGGCGGAGTATCAACCGGTTACCGCGCCCCAACGTTACGTGAAACATCCGCAGATTGGGCGCAAGGCAGCCGAGGCGGTGATATTTACGGCGATCCTGATCTAAAACCTGAAACCTCCGTAAACCAAGAAATCAGCTTAAACTACCAAAATGACTTTGGTTTAAGCTCTTCTGTTACGGTTTTCCACAATGACTTTAAAGATAAAATTTCACGCATAGAGTGCCCAAGCTGTGGCCCAATCAATAGCAGCGGCAGTGTAGCAACCAAGCGTGTCAATATTGACAAAGCAACCACACAAGGGGTCGAATTTGCTCTAGGCACTCCGCTAGGTGAAAGTGTATTCTGGAATGCCAGCTACACCTTTAATGACTCTGAGCAAAAATCGGGTGATTACAAAGGCCAACCTTTAGTTCAACTGCCAAAACACTTATTTAGTACCGATCTTTCTTGGCAAGCCACCGCTGATTTAGAAGCTTGGACACAAGTGACTTATCATGGTGAAGAGATGGAACCGATCAGTGGCCCATCGTCTAGCAGCCTAGAAGCGCCGTCTTATACCTTCTTAGATATGGGCGTCAGCTATCAGTTAACGGGTAATGTCTCGGTGAATGCTGCCATTTACAACCTACTGGATGAAGAAGTCACTTACGATGATTACGGCTATGTAGAAGATGGCCGTCGTTACTGGGTAGGAATGAATGTTGGCTTTTAA
- a CDS encoding putative quinol monooxygenase: protein MFTIFVKNEVKNGCREQYLSIMKNNAKASIRDEKGCIVFDVLVDQENDHTFYLYEIYNDETALAQHKQMPHYLESRNLLGDMVERVSVIRCDVVGRYASNLQ from the coding sequence GTGTTTACTATTTTTGTCAAAAATGAAGTGAAAAATGGTTGTCGTGAGCAATATTTATCGATTATGAAAAACAACGCAAAAGCTTCTATAAGGGATGAAAAGGGCTGTATAGTTTTTGATGTATTGGTCGATCAAGAGAACGATCATACTTTCTATTTATATGAAATATATAACGATGAAACAGCATTAGCTCAACATAAACAAATGCCCCATTATCTTGAAAGCCGAAATTTGCTTGGTGATATGGTTGAACGTGTCTCTGTTATTCGTTGTGATGTGGTGGGCCGTTATGCTTCTAATTTGCAATGA
- a CDS encoding siderophore ABC transporter substrate-binding protein, with protein sequence MKPLIKLGFIAATLIGSSLATSLPAMAKSITLDHIMGSTTIETSPKRVVVIGVGALDAVNALGVKPVAVSKGVVFPPYLAQYDDQSYPSAGTIFEPNFESIYTQKPDLIIVGPRSSKHFKELSKIAPTFVFAVKNGTDYWEHTQALWHDLGEIFDKQDFVNQKIEALNQRFSAIKSYNQEHNLDALMLMSSGGNVTSFGEGSRFSILYKDFGFKPTIEVKDNKSEKTGGHGQLVSYELVSQENPSTLLILDRDKLVNKNKSTTRQDFDNDLVKSTSAYKNNRMIYLDIPAWYVASSGITATETMIEDIESLTKN encoded by the coding sequence ATGAAGCCCCTTATCAAACTCGGTTTTATCGCAGCCACTTTAATTGGTTCAAGCTTAGCAACCTCTTTACCGGCGATGGCAAAATCAATTACGCTGGATCACATCATGGGTTCAACGACAATAGAAACCTCTCCGAAGCGAGTGGTTGTTATCGGTGTAGGCGCATTAGATGCCGTTAACGCATTGGGCGTCAAACCGGTAGCCGTCTCTAAAGGCGTCGTATTCCCACCATACCTTGCTCAATATGATGATCAAAGTTATCCTTCTGCTGGAACCATTTTTGAACCTAACTTTGAATCCATCTATACTCAAAAGCCTGATTTAATTATTGTCGGCCCTCGTAGTTCAAAACATTTCAAAGAGCTGTCTAAAATCGCCCCTACTTTTGTCTTTGCTGTCAAAAATGGCACCGATTACTGGGAGCACACTCAAGCACTTTGGCATGATCTTGGTGAAATTTTTGATAAGCAAGACTTTGTAAATCAAAAAATTGAAGCACTCAATCAACGCTTTTCAGCGATAAAGTCTTATAACCAAGAACACAATTTAGATGCACTCATGCTAATGAGCTCTGGTGGTAATGTGACTTCGTTTGGTGAAGGTTCTCGCTTTTCTATCCTCTACAAAGATTTTGGGTTTAAACCAACTATTGAAGTAAAAGATAACAAATCAGAAAAAACAGGTGGTCATGGTCAATTAGTTTCTTATGAATTGGTGAGCCAAGAAAACCCATCAACCCTTCTCATTTTAGACCGTGATAAATTAGTCAATAAAAATAAAAGTACAACGCGTCAAGATTTTGATAATGACTTAGTCAAATCAACCAGTGCTTATAAAAATAATCGTATGATTTATCTTGATATTCCAGCATGGTACGTCGCAAGCTCAGGCATTACCGCGACAGAAACCATGATTGAAGACATTGAATCGTTAACGAAAAATTAA
- a CDS encoding YtoQ family protein, which translates to MAWSVYLSGEIHTDWREKIIQGCKEKGLDIVFTSAVTDHESSDAAGDGLGVGDTSFWRDHQSAKINAIRIQNQIKKCDIAIIRFGDKYKQWNAAFDAGYCAALDKPYITLHAEDIIHPLKEVDASAQAWARNTSQVIEILDYVLNKS; encoded by the coding sequence ATGGCATGGAGTGTTTATCTTTCAGGTGAAATTCATACTGATTGGCGCGAAAAAATTATCCAAGGCTGTAAAGAAAAAGGTTTAGACATCGTTTTTACTTCCGCTGTGACCGATCATGAAAGTAGTGATGCGGCAGGCGATGGTTTAGGCGTCGGAGATACCTCTTTTTGGCGAGATCATCAATCCGCGAAGATCAATGCGATTCGAATTCAGAATCAGATAAAAAAATGCGATATTGCGATTATCCGTTTTGGCGATAAATACAAACAGTGGAATGCAGCATTCGATGCTGGTTATTGTGCGGCTTTAGATAAGCCATATATTACTTTGCATGCGGAAGATATTATTCACCCACTTAAAGAAGTGGATGCAAGTGCTCAGGCTTGGGCAAGAAATACTAGTCAAGTTATTGAAATATTAGATTATGTTTTAAATAAATCTTAA